From Microplitis mediator isolate UGA2020A chromosome 11, iyMicMedi2.1, whole genome shotgun sequence, one genomic window encodes:
- the LOC130676924 gene encoding uncharacterized protein LOC130676924, giving the protein MYRQILVHEKDQGLQQILWFDKEGNIIPFKLTTVTYGTKSAPFLAVRALLQLVEDEGHRFPLAIDPLTKGRYVDDISGGADDLESLQAVADDIEGLCKAGGFPLAKWASNHRKLLQLNRAEAITKYKIEDPEVSTKILGMYWSSNKDQFSFKHSPPCSTQPCTKRAILSEIAQIFDPLGFLSPLIIQAKMFMQELWLVKLGWDTPLSAELRQKWTSFKTQLDMIHIIKIPRWIHSSTSSAPEIHGFSDASQLAMAAAVFIKVLPTTRTQRAKVTLLCSKTKVAPLKPLTIPRLELTAAHMLAKLVKHCQTTLNYSHVPTYLWTDSSITLTWIHSHPSRWKDFVRNRVSFIQELIPDGHWKFVPGTDNPADCATRGLTTSQLKTHQLWWSGPLWLLEDSPSWPTSPIHKDADTHLEERPVKSLYVSAQPLNSSWTLMERPIPLLRMLTVTAIRGGGVRDMIKRIPHSTLARPLTSTEINLALQFCIKETQRTHFNSELQLLAKQASWPKDHPFARLVAYQDTDGIIRVGGRLENAPDSDQQKHPAILPRDAALTRLVISDAHQRTMHGGTQLTLAHTRLRYWIIGGRQPVRSHILNCLVCARHRGVRAQQLMGQLPTQRVTPAPPFSHTGVDYAGPVSIKSWKGRGSRIYKGWICVFVCLTTSAVHVDLVSDYSSSGFIAALRRFIHRRGICTALYSDCGTTFQGAYSELKRLFTQGTQESHALLDWATVHQITWHFNPPAAPHMGGKWEAAVKSVKHHLTRTLGESAFTFEELTTLLTQVEGILNSRPLEALSDDPQDPSSLTPGHFLIGRPIVAIPEPSLMDTEVSRLSRWQFIQQRVQHFWNHWSTSYIQRHLARTKWHHARNDIKLGSLVLLTDERTPPTRWPLAKVTALHPGKDNLTRVVTIQTATGTLTRPIAKLALLPLAPEPDA; this is encoded by the coding sequence ATGTATCGACAGATTTTGGTTCACGAAAAGGACCAAGGTCTGCAACAAATACTCTGGTTTGATAAGGAAGGAAACATCATCCCCTTCAAACTCACCACAGTTACTTATGGGACGAAATCAGCTCCATTTCTTGCTGTTCGAGCCCTGCTCCAATTGGTCGAAGATGAAGGACATAGATTCCCACTCGCAATCGATCCACTCACAAAAGGACGGTATGTCGACGACATTTCCGGAGGCGCAGATGATCTCGAGTCACTGCAAGCAGTTGCGGATGATATCGAGGGTCTGTGCAAGGCGGGCGGATTCCCACTCGCCAAATGGGCAAGCAATCATCGCAAACTACTTCAGCTCAATCGTGCGGAAGCGAttacaaaatacaaaatagaGGATCCAGAAGTCAGCACCAAAATTCTTGGGATGTACTGGTCTTCAAACAAGGATCAATTCTCGTTCAAACACTCGCCACCATGCTCAACTCAACCGTGCACAAAACGTGCAATTCTATCAGAGATTGCTCAGATCTTTGATCCACTGGGATTCCTATCACCACTCATAATTCAAGCCAAAATGTTCATGCAGGAACTTTGGCTTGTAAAACTCGGCTGGGACACTCCATTGTCTGCAGAATTACGACAGAAATGGACTTCATTCAAAACTCAACTCGATATGATTCATATCATCAAGATTCCCAGATGGATCCACTCGTCCACGAGCTCGGCTCCAGAAATCCATGGATTCTCCGATGCCTCGCAATTGGCGATGGCTGCGGCAGTATTTATCAAGGTCCTACCAACAACTCGAACTCAGAGGGCAAAGGTTACGCTGCTTTGCTCTAAAACCAAGGTGGCACCGTTGAAACCCCTAACGATTCCACGCTTGGAACTCACCGCGGCTCACATGTTGGCAAAACTCGTCAAACACTGCCAGACTACACTCAACTACTCGCATGTGCCAACATATCTTTGGACCGATTCATCAATCACGCTCACGTGGATACACTCGCACCCGTCTCGCTGGAAAGACTTTGTCAGGAATAGGGTGTCATTTATTCAAGAACTAATTCCAGATGGCCACTGGAAGTTTGTCCCTGGCACTGACAATCCAGCAGATTGTGCAACTCGAGGCTTGACAACCAGTCAGCTTAAAACTCATCAACTATGGTGGTCTGGCCCATTATGGTTGCTCGAAGACTCGCCGTCCTGGCCAACCAGTCCTATTCATAAAGATGCAGATACTCACCTGGAAGAACGTCCAGTCAAATCACTCTATGTTTCGGCTCAACCACTCAACTCGTCTTGGACGCTAATGGAACGTCCAATCCCACTGTTGCGCATGCTCACAGTTACAGCAATTCGTGGGGGGGGGGTACGCGATATGATCAAACGCATACCACACTCGACTCTCGCTCGTCCACTCACATCAACTGAAATCAATCTCGCACTCCAGTTCTGCATCAAGGAAACTCAACGTACTCATTTCAACTCTGAACTCCAACTACTCGCAAAACAGGCATCATGGCCAAAGGATCACCCATTTGCTCGGTTGGTGGCTTATCAAGACACCGATGGCATCATCCGAGTAGGGGGGAGATTGGAAAATGCTCCAGACTCAGATCAACAGAAGCATCCTGCAATTTTACCTCGTGATGCTGCTCTAACTCGACTCGTCATCTCTGATGCCCATCAGCGTACCATGCATGGTGGTACTCAACTCACACTCGCTCATACTCGACTCCGATACTGGATCATTGGTGGACGTCAACCAGTACGTTCACACATACTCAATTGTCTCGTCTGTGCTCGTCATCGAGGTGTTCGGGCTCAGCAATTAATGGGACAACTCCCAACTCAACGTGTCACCCCAGCGCCACCATTTTCTCACACTGGAGTCGATTACGCTGGTCCAGTATCAATCAAATCATGGAAAGGTCGAGGATCCAGGATATACAAGGGCTGGATCTGTGTGTTTGTCTGTCTGACCACATCAGCAGTTCACGTCGACCTTGTCAGCGACTACTCATCATCAGGATTTATAGCAGCTCTCCGACGGTTTATTCACCGTCGAGGGATATGTACAGCACTCTACAGCGACTGTGGAACGACATTCCAAGGCGCGTACTCGGAACTCAAGCGGCTCTTCACTCAAGGCACTCAAGAATCTCATGCTCTACTCGATTGGGCCACTGTGCATCAAATCACATGGCATTTCAATCCTCCTGCTGCTCCCCATATGGGTGGTAAATGGGAAGCCGCAGTGAAATCAGTGAAACATCACCTAACTCGCACACTCGGAGAATCAGCCTTCACGTTTGAAGAACTTACGACTCTTCTAACGCAAGTGGAGGGGATTTTGAACTCGAGACCATTGGAGGCTCTATCCGACGATCCTCAGGATCCTTCATCGCTCACTCCAGGTCATTTTCTCATTGGGAGACCAATAGTTGCAATCCCTGAACCTTCACTCATGGATACAGAAGTATCAAGACTCTCTCGCTGGCAGTTCATTCAGCAACGTGTCCAGCATTTTTGGAATCACTGGTCTACCAGTTACATTCAACGTCATCTGGCTCGAACCAAGTGGCATCATGCTCGCAATGACATCAAACTCGGCT
- the LOC130676923 gene encoding uncharacterized protein LOC130676923: MLNISRARSHLIILGIGAAKAGHTRGCATLTLRSYHSDQSLTIKAHILSGLTAQLPSDQIQNTDLEQYSHLTLADPEFGTPGPTDVILGADYYGQVITGEIIKCNSPGLLAQNTIFGWIIIGPVQARLNKPLRIHHAVSNHHDQDLQDLLTRFWLQEEVSSTQLRSLTPEEEACEAHFRDTHTRDISGRYIVRLPLISDPQQLGNSYTAARRC; encoded by the coding sequence ATGCTCAATATTTCTCGTGCTCGATCACACCTTATTATCCTAGGGATCGGTGCAGCCAAGGCTGGCCATACCAGAGGGTGTGCAACTCTCACTCTGCGTTCATACCACTCGGATCAATCACTCACGATAAAGGCTCACATCCTCAGTGGTTTAACTGCTCAATTACCATCTGACCAAATCCAAAACACCGACTTGGAACAGTACTCGCATCTCACGCTCGCAGATCCAGAGTTTGGAACCCCAGGTCCAACGGATGTCATCCTTGGAGCTGATTACTACGGCCAGGTCATCACTGGCGAGATCATCAAGTGCAACTCTCCTGGATTACTCGCTCAAAACACCATCTTCGGCTGGATTATCATTGGTCCAGTCCAAGCTCGGCTCAACAAACCACTGAGAATTCATCATGCTGTCTCCAATCATCATGATCAAGATCTTCAAGATTTATTAACTCGGTTCTGGCTCCAAGAAGAGGTCAGTTCAACTCAACTACGCTCATTAACTCCCGAAGAAGAGGCTTGTGAAGCTCACTTCCGGGACACTCACACTCGAGACATCTCTGGCAGATACATCGTCAGATTGCCATTGATATCAGACCCGCAACAACTGGGGAACTCATACACAGCAGCTCGTCGCTGCTGA